One genomic segment of Candidatus Aminicenantes bacterium includes these proteins:
- a CDS encoding MraY family glycosyltransferase, translated as MNEVVLVLTFILSFLLTLYGTPLAQRVAFRYQLMDQPDGKLKKQSQPVPYMGGVIVYFAFIFPISLLFNFNQQLLGILFASSILLLVGLFDDFKALTPGIKLLFQIMATYILLKSGITIDLIFFPPWLDVLLSFVWILTTINAFNIIDIMDGLASAVGALMSLTIFIISFYNGDFLVSILALSLSASLAAFLKFNWEPARIYLGDAGSMILGLIIGSLTMMASYTRFNRLAFLSSLFLMGIPLFDLVYVSMLRILKGKTPFRGSPDHFALRLRRKKNWSSRKTVSAIILLQVLLSGAVVLNFFSTPRITLLCSVVLVCFFLFLGVILAGVKME; from the coding sequence GCTTTCCGCTACCAGCTCATGGATCAGCCTGACGGGAAATTGAAAAAACAATCCCAGCCCGTGCCCTATATGGGCGGCGTCATCGTTTATTTCGCTTTCATCTTCCCCATCAGCCTGCTTTTCAATTTCAACCAGCAATTGCTGGGTATTCTTTTTGCCAGTTCCATCTTGCTGCTGGTGGGCTTGTTCGATGATTTTAAGGCGCTGACCCCGGGGATCAAGCTTTTGTTTCAGATCATGGCCACCTACATCCTGCTCAAAAGCGGCATCACCATCGACCTGATTTTTTTCCCCCCCTGGCTCGATGTCCTCCTTTCGTTTGTTTGGATCCTGACCACCATCAATGCCTTCAACATTATCGACATCATGGACGGCCTGGCTTCAGCGGTCGGCGCGCTGATGTCGCTGACGATTTTCATTATCTCCTTTTACAATGGCGATTTTCTGGTTTCGATACTGGCTCTCAGCCTCTCCGCGTCTCTGGCGGCCTTTCTCAAGTTCAACTGGGAGCCGGCGCGGATCTATCTGGGGGATGCCGGCAGCATGATCCTGGGATTGATCATCGGTTCACTGACCATGATGGCCAGCTATACCCGCTTCAACCGGCTGGCGTTTTTATCGAGCCTGTTTCTCATGGGCATTCCCCTTTTTGATCTGGTTTATGTCAGCATGTTGCGCATCCTGAAGGGGAAAACTCCATTCCGGGGCAGCCCCGACCACTTTGCCTTGCGTTTGCGCCGCAAAAAAAATTGGTCTTCGCGAAAGACCGTCAGCGCCATTATCTTGTTGCAGGTGCTGCTTTCCGGAGCGGTGGTCCTCAATTTTTTCTCGACGCCCAGAATCACCCTGCTGTGCAGCGTTGTCCTCGTTTGTTTTTTCCTTTTTCTGGGCGTGATCCTGGCCGGCGTGAAAATGGAATGA
- a CDS encoding NAD(P)-binding protein: MTIIIGAGISGLSAGHILKNECLILEQNARPGGLSGKYRVNGLAFDHGGHYFHFQNKTAVKEYVEKFHAFKAYQRNSKVFLLQRFIPFSLQYHLAYLPACWRAIILQEILRAGATQAANLREFLLANFGRHLLDLFFEPFLGKFYGRPLDELLANMDKGSIPIPSKDEVRRGAVEKKCFAEGFNPIFFYPRHAAQEFIESYSQPVRQRIRLNERITRVDRQRKKVYTDKGSYAYDNLINTMPLKEFLSILEPKAPFAWQRLDHLSTLVVNAVLARRRRHFHWLYLPEAATPFYRVGYYPEGGNTTAVYLEKTVRASDRLDRQQVLRDMALALAQTGMIACPDEILFHDLKKIPVSYVVFDREWPRLVPPALEFLRRQRIFSIGRYGSWNYSSMADDIQNARDTASLING, from the coding sequence ATGACCATCATCATCGGGGCCGGGATCTCCGGCCTGAGCGCGGGCCACATCCTGAAGAACGAGTGCCTGATCCTCGAGCAAAACGCCCGCCCGGGCGGGCTGTCCGGCAAGTATCGGGTCAACGGCTTGGCCTTCGACCATGGGGGGCATTACTTCCACTTTCAAAACAAGACGGCGGTTAAGGAATATGTGGAAAAATTCCATGCCTTCAAGGCATATCAACGCAACAGCAAGGTTTTTCTGCTGCAGCGCTTTATCCCCTTTTCGCTGCAATACCATCTCGCCTATCTGCCGGCGTGCTGGCGCGCGATTATTCTGCAGGAAATCCTTCGCGCCGGTGCAACGCAGGCCGCAAACTTGCGTGAGTTCCTCCTGGCCAATTTCGGCCGGCATTTGCTCGATCTGTTTTTTGAACCGTTCCTGGGAAAATTCTATGGCCGGCCGCTGGACGAACTTTTGGCCAATATGGATAAAGGCAGCATCCCAATTCCGAGCAAGGATGAAGTGCGGCGAGGGGCAGTTGAAAAAAAATGCTTTGCAGAAGGCTTCAACCCGATTTTTTTCTATCCCCGGCACGCTGCGCAGGAATTCATTGAAAGTTACAGCCAACCCGTCCGGCAGCGCATCCGCCTTAATGAACGGATAACGCGGGTCGACCGCCAGCGAAAAAAGGTATACACCGACAAGGGAAGCTATGCCTATGACAACTTGATCAATACGATGCCTTTAAAAGAGTTTTTGTCCATCCTTGAGCCGAAAGCGCCTTTCGCCTGGCAGCGGCTCGATCACCTGTCCACGCTGGTGGTCAATGCGGTGCTGGCCCGCCGCCGGCGCCATTTTCACTGGCTCTATCTCCCCGAGGCCGCGACGCCGTTTTACCGGGTCGGATACTACCCCGAGGGCGGAAATACGACCGCCGTGTATTTGGAAAAAACCGTCCGGGCGAGCGATCGCCTTGACCGTCAACAAGTACTCCGGGATATGGCGTTGGCACTTGCGCAAACGGGAATGATCGCCTGTCCGGACGAGATCCTGTTTCACGATTTGAAAAAAATACCGGTTTCTTATGTTGTGTTTGACCGCGAGTGGCCGCGCTTGGTACCGCCGGCCCTTGAATTTTTACGGCGGCAGCGGATTTTTTCTATTGGCCGTTACGGCAGCTGGAATTACTCCTCGATGGCCGATGACATCCAGAACGCCCGGGACACGGCTTCCCTGATCAACGGCTGA
- a CDS encoding glycosyltransferase, whose protein sequence is MGYSRAVVVHLITKLELGGAQINTVYTAEHLDPLRFDTYLLSGPGGSMKARLAGAERMVFIPALAREIRPGKDLLALVSLIRLLKRIQPQIVHTHSSKAGILGRLAAFAARVPIVIHSVHGFSFSPFQPFLKRNFYLLFEKICRPLTTHFVFVAAGDIESARAHKLLGKNYSVIRSGFPLQKFRAHGSDTTALKRAFQLDEGSFVCGIIAPFKPQKGLQHLLDIAARVISQNSAVQFFIAGDGEQRPELERELQRRGLARNFRLPGFLADTENVIDCFDIGISTALWEGLPQSLVQLRMKKKAVVASDIPGNREIIRDGLNGYLFPVTDHERFAASILKLAADPILRDRLGGYDGEDFGEWDAAVMVSRQEELYQSLLMHSGFKWS, encoded by the coding sequence ATGGGATATTCCCGCGCCGTCGTCGTCCATCTGATTACCAAGCTGGAACTGGGCGGCGCGCAGATCAACACGGTGTACACGGCCGAGCATCTCGATCCGCTCCGTTTCGATACCTATCTGCTCAGCGGCCCGGGCGGTTCGATGAAGGCGCGGCTGGCCGGGGCGGAACGGATGGTCTTCATCCCGGCCTTGGCCAGGGAGATCCGGCCGGGCAAGGATTTGCTGGCCCTGGTTTCGCTGATCCGCCTCTTGAAACGCATCCAGCCGCAGATTGTTCACACCCATTCCTCCAAGGCCGGCATCCTGGGCCGTTTGGCGGCTTTCGCGGCCCGGGTGCCGATCGTCATCCATTCGGTGCACGGTTTTTCCTTTTCCCCGTTTCAGCCTTTCTTGAAAAGAAATTTCTACCTTTTATTTGAAAAAATCTGCCGTCCCCTGACCACGCATTTTGTTTTTGTCGCCGCCGGCGACATCGAATCGGCCCGTGCACACAAGCTGCTTGGCAAAAATTATTCAGTGATCCGCAGCGGTTTCCCGCTGCAAAAATTCCGCGCTCATGGTTCCGACACAACCGCTTTAAAACGCGCGTTTCAATTGGACGAAGGCTCTTTCGTCTGCGGCATCATCGCCCCTTTCAAGCCACAAAAAGGGCTGCAGCATCTTCTGGATATTGCGGCTCGTGTCATCAGCCAAAATTCGGCCGTGCAATTTTTTATCGCCGGCGACGGCGAGCAGCGCCCGGAACTGGAGCGCGAGCTGCAACGGCGCGGCCTGGCACGGAATTTTCGCCTGCCCGGGTTTTTAGCGGACACGGAGAATGTGATCGATTGCTTCGATATCGGGATATCGACCGCGCTCTGGGAAGGCCTTCCGCAAAGTTTGGTCCAGCTCCGCATGAAGAAAAAGGCCGTTGTCGCCAGCGATATCCCCGGGAATCGCGAGATCATCCGCGACGGTCTGAATGGCTACCTGTTTCCGGTTACCGACCATGAACGTTTCGCCGCCTCTATACTGAAGCTGGCTGCCGATCCGATTCTGCGCGACCGCCTGGGGGGTTATGACGGAGAGGATTTCGGTGAATGGGACGCGGCAGTCATGGTCAGTCGCCAGGAAGAGCTGTACCAGAGCCTGCTGATGCATTCAGGTTTTAAGTGGAGCTGA
- a CDS encoding tetratricopeptide repeat protein, whose translation MNNEEQHAGLAARIDELTARLRAPGYNYFTLLGLTLAATQKEIAAAYHQLADELSDKRLAALGDSETAKRGRVLAQQLQRAFLVLSDFGQRGEYEKRGYKEFIPPDAKEDTVEFAKSLYRKALTLFHQKNYQKAIAVIEDAIRNNPAKADYYLLLGLCQSEVPSLKRQAEQNLAKAAAIEPWNAEHVVALGMLFFSEHLPKRAESYFRRALELEPKHELALKKLAEITGPGKSHSALLLEKGETLLGKLLPSLFRRGKH comes from the coding sequence GTGAACAATGAAGAACAGCATGCCGGTTTGGCGGCCCGTATCGATGAATTGACGGCGCGGCTGAGAGCACCGGGATACAATTATTTCACTTTGCTGGGATTGACCTTGGCGGCGACCCAAAAGGAAATCGCGGCGGCTTATCACCAACTGGCCGACGAATTGTCAGACAAGCGGCTGGCCGCTTTGGGGGACAGCGAAACCGCCAAGCGGGGCCGGGTGCTGGCCCAGCAGCTGCAGCGTGCTTTCCTGGTCCTCAGCGACTTCGGCCAGCGGGGAGAATATGAAAAACGCGGCTACAAGGAATTCATTCCTCCCGATGCCAAGGAAGATACCGTTGAATTTGCCAAATCCCTCTATCGCAAGGCATTGACCCTGTTCCACCAGAAAAATTACCAGAAAGCCATAGCGGTAATTGAGGACGCGATCCGCAACAACCCCGCCAAAGCCGATTACTATTTATTGCTGGGGTTGTGCCAAAGCGAAGTGCCATCCCTGAAACGTCAGGCCGAGCAAAATCTCGCCAAGGCCGCTGCCATTGAGCCTTGGAATGCCGAGCACGTCGTCGCCCTAGGCATGCTGTTTTTTTCGGAGCACCTGCCGAAGCGCGCCGAAAGCTATTTTCGCAGGGCGCTCGAGCTCGAGCCAAAACATGAGCTGGCCCTGAAAAAACTGGCCGAGATCACCGGCCCTGGTAAAAGCCATTCCGCCTTACTGCTTGAAAAAGGAGAAACGCTGCTGGGTAAATTGCTGCCCTCGCTGTTCCGGCGCGGGAAACATTGA
- the bfr gene encoding bacterioferritin, translating into MKGNKKLIAILNALLADELTAVNQYMVHSEMNANWGYEKLHKHFEKRAIDEMKHAEKLIGRILFLEGIPVVSGLKKITIGADATKQLANDHAAEAGAILAYNQAIKLAGELADFATREVLEKILNDEDAHIDKIEELQDQISQMGAAIFLTTQVG; encoded by the coding sequence ATGAAAGGGAACAAGAAACTGATCGCGATCTTGAATGCGCTTCTGGCCGACGAACTGACCGCTGTCAATCAATACATGGTGCATTCGGAAATGAACGCGAATTGGGGTTATGAAAAACTGCACAAGCATTTTGAAAAAAGGGCGATCGACGAAATGAAGCACGCCGAGAAACTGATCGGGCGCATCCTGTTTTTGGAGGGCATCCCGGTTGTTTCCGGCCTGAAAAAAATAACCATCGGCGCCGATGCGACCAAGCAGCTGGCCAACGACCATGCGGCCGAGGCCGGCGCGATTCTGGCCTACAACCAGGCCATCAAGCTGGCCGGGGAACTGGCCGATTTTGCCACCCGCGAAGTACTGGAAAAGATCCTGAATGACGAGGACGCCCACATCGACAAGATCGAGGAATTGCAGGACCAAATTTCCCAGATGGGCGCGGCTATCTTTCTAACCACCCAGGTCGGTTGA
- a CDS encoding S41 family peptidase translates to MKKLLGLNLLLLLACTGLFAQEKLLIDAKTKKEVVTKVAQLMKEKYVFADIGEKMAKYIQRQQKKGVYASFSEVKPFCAKLTSDLREISNDKHLFVFYSPEEAYQVKAYNKMLPEEEIKKVKDRDYEIDKRGNFGFKKVEILDGNIGYLEIKYCSDTDILEEALNGAMKFLSNSDAIIIDMRDNGGGEMSSLLQSYFLPAEKILLGSANCRDASQNKQSWSIPDIPGKHLPNIELFILTNSKTFSAAEGFTYTMQKLKRAVVVGETTKGGAHPIDVFIVKGDILTQISICESCNPITKSNWEGTGVKPDIEAKSEDALHVARVTALEHILEKITDSEYKDEIKLLLTKLKNNPSKTAE, encoded by the coding sequence ATGAAAAAATTACTCGGTCTGAATCTGTTGCTGCTGCTTGCCTGCACTGGCTTGTTTGCTCAGGAAAAGTTATTGATTGATGCAAAAACAAAGAAAGAGGTTGTAACCAAAGTTGCTCAATTAATGAAGGAGAAGTATGTCTTTGCCGATATCGGCGAAAAGATGGCCAAGTACATTCAGCGACAACAAAAGAAAGGAGTGTACGCTTCTTTTTCCGAAGTGAAACCATTCTGCGCAAAACTGACATCTGACTTGAGAGAAATCAGTAATGACAAGCATTTATTTGTATTCTACAGCCCTGAAGAAGCCTATCAAGTAAAAGCATACAATAAAATGTTACCGGAGGAAGAAATAAAAAAAGTAAAGGATCGGGACTATGAAATTGATAAAAGAGGAAATTTCGGATTTAAAAAAGTCGAAATTCTTGATGGGAATATAGGTTACCTTGAAATAAAATATTGCTCGGATACTGACATATTGGAAGAAGCTTTAAATGGAGCAATGAAATTTTTATCAAATTCGGACGCAATCATTATTGACATGCGGGATAATGGCGGCGGTGAAATGAGCTCACTTTTGCAAAGTTATTTTCTCCCGGCGGAAAAAATCCTTTTAGGCAGCGCCAATTGCAGAGATGCATCGCAAAATAAACAATCCTGGTCAATCCCGGATATTCCCGGCAAGCATCTGCCTAATATTGAATTATTTATCCTTACAAATTCCAAAACATTTTCAGCAGCTGAAGGATTCACTTACACGATGCAAAAACTAAAACGAGCGGTAGTGGTTGGTGAAACGACAAAAGGCGGTGCCCATCCCATAGATGTTTTCATTGTAAAGGGAGACATTTTAACCCAAATATCCATATGTGAATCATGCAATCCCATAACCAAATCCAACTGGGAAGGAACTGGCGTCAAACCGGATATTGAAGCGAAATCAGAAGATGCGCTCCATGTTGCCCGCGTTACTGCATTGGAACATATTCTGGAAAAAATAACAGATAGCGAATATAAAGATGAGATAAAATTATTGTTGACAAAGTTGAAAAATAATCCTTCGAAAACTGCGGAGTAG
- a CDS encoding serine hydrolase: MKNFQTICMIALVLLAIVSPTACQKTEVTHQFPLAEKHNIDEAQLKTAFEAFRQVAGAISMIVARDGEIIAEEFTNFNDYGPDNTKNVMSVTKSFTGVLVGLALDKGYIKSINDPISKYLAGIVTFPDEVKANITIEQLLKMSFGHAWNGTGPDSLYSTYIAMPDHLQYIIDLPFVAQPGTVFNYSDGASHLLSVIITQATGENTLDFAKSNLFDPLEISDFLWTKDDRGYPNGACDLQLRPRDMVKFGNLILNHGRYNGIQVVPESWINAMTTTKISTNDTIPYGPEYGYQIWIGNAYGRKHIFAMGWGGQFIFIVPDQNLIVTATCWTQGLDWTQAGNHWTDIINIIVGQVLPAVH; the protein is encoded by the coding sequence ATGAAAAATTTTCAAACCATATGCATGATTGCCCTTGTTTTACTGGCCATCGTAAGTCCTACAGCCTGCCAGAAAACGGAAGTCACCCACCAGTTCCCTTTAGCCGAAAAGCACAATATCGATGAAGCTCAGCTTAAAACAGCATTCGAGGCATTCCGACAGGTTGCCGGTGCCATAAGCATGATTGTCGCCCGCGATGGGGAAATTATCGCCGAAGAGTTCACCAACTTCAACGACTATGGACCCGACAATACAAAAAATGTCATGTCGGTCACCAAAAGTTTCACAGGAGTGCTGGTCGGCTTGGCCCTTGACAAGGGATACATCAAGAGTATCAATGATCCGATCAGCAAATATCTGGCCGGGATAGTCACTTTCCCTGATGAAGTCAAAGCAAATATCACCATTGAACAACTTCTAAAAATGTCCTTCGGCCATGCCTGGAATGGTACCGGTCCGGATAGCCTTTACAGCACTTATATCGCCATGCCCGATCATTTGCAATACATCATTGATTTACCGTTCGTCGCCCAGCCGGGAACGGTCTTCAATTACAGTGACGGCGCTTCACATCTGCTCTCGGTGATCATCACCCAGGCAACCGGAGAGAATACGCTGGATTTCGCCAAAAGCAATCTGTTCGATCCCCTTGAAATATCCGACTTTCTTTGGACCAAGGATGACAGGGGCTACCCCAATGGCGCCTGCGATCTGCAATTAAGGCCAAGGGATATGGTCAAGTTTGGCAATCTGATTTTGAACCATGGGCGGTACAATGGGATTCAGGTGGTTCCGGAAAGCTGGATCAATGCCATGACGACAACAAAAATCTCGACTAATGATACGATTCCTTATGGGCCCGAGTATGGCTATCAGATCTGGATCGGCAATGCCTATGGGCGCAAGCATATATTTGCCATGGGCTGGGGCGGACAGTTCATCTTTATCGTTCCCGATCAAAACCTGATTGTCACCGCAACCTGCTGGACGCAAGGGCTGGACTGGACGCAGGCGGGAAATCATTGGACTGATATTATTAATATTATAGTTGGTCAGGTTTTGCCAGCAGTTCATTAA